In one window of Chloroflexota bacterium DNA:
- a CDS encoding carboxypeptidase regulatory-like domain-containing protein, which produces MNRSYYQQFGKVFSLIVLFSLMLSSFGLNNAPAAQAEDQATSTDIATNPIDIQPTDDPQATPTPSEPTATPTLAPDKAELENRPTPEVGALAIPPNDNFNSAIVISDFPSAFLLDTTGATVASDDPIMGCGYGKNSNTVWYRILAPVPGHIRVNTFGSNYDTVAAAFSGIRGALKSKACNDDFSGTLQSQIEFAVLANKSYYIEIADFGTPGGGLLQVTTEFAPVALTVPLEIALLQDETGSMWDDVDTLKRLAPQIWDSVVDIGIAGFRMGVAGFRDYGYYPYFWGGPDDWVYRRRANLTNSRTAFVSGVNALTAGGGSDWPESQYAALHYLMTPSHPCIDSNGDGDCLDSGDTPIGQQLSFRAGVLRIILLATDAPFHDPIDTFGYPGPNVNTVVNDLLENQAIVIGLVPGGAGVIPEVDYLASITGGSTQNTGSTGDDVAEAIINALGSIETYSISGRVTDPNNPHLSGVILTDGHRHTAITDSNGYYAFKGLPAGTYTITPNKEGLSFSDPSLTINVPPDQGEQNFTVLRPVVVLVHGWHGHLKISPDNYDRCLRGDGTYYEPYRVTDNNLGDQNWPSDNQYGTIRNDFGAFPDFLRADGYDVWIAHVSTGHNWTPFISINAVCLQNQLTFIHNNFGVDEFTLIAHSMGGLVSRAYIESFELYPRDPFVVSRLITLGAPHAGTPFGEFYCTAGTKQDAACEFGIFSIFEFNDTYKFRDLFVQYNFIAGNSNPIETIGLYLTEGPHDGAVGAQSAIGNLYMGILPPIPAIQKGSNVMTHKIRASHSSAEVGEKNICIPLTDKCYTVVVGLRDWFPSYFNQSLRDNSTLTDTYKCIQQILGKKNGNCPVVTSGLAEAQATSNPKSQIPVISGHISSGQLVTRLAPVDSNEHSEFTLVWDAGNINFTLESPSGTIIDPVYVAAHPNEVQYMENTIGPSQLFATYNINASSPGIYILKIASGDVGTSGTDYAISSLVVSPRVLDVTVDKLVYSVGETATITATLKNGNLGLNGATATAKIFRPGVFADTITLSGQGNGVYKGAYTIPNIPGYLGLSVIAEGSDAGTAYARQVDSLIAVAPQTVQLVGSYSDSPVNADGNDKYERLDVGVGLNALQAGSYLLSADLVSGTTVVAHSVTSTTLPLGNSFITLPFSGDEIGQSGKNGPYKLTNLTIADQQNAGVPTIWQAQNLWTTAAYNFQNFAAHCYTLALAANPPIGGTITANPPPNCNSGSQYAAGTTVALTAAADTGYAFAGWNGDASGSPNPARITIHDESIAVVDFSIPLKVPSLALPAHNGVVTIYTPTLDWNDVTPPPDHYQIQIATDSAFLSMVRDETVADSSYTLNDPINPDTAYYWRARSVNSVGQFGAWSPARLFHAAMLPPESFPTSNFGTTPLLRPVFDWTPTTGTTSYSIQVSTDQNFNTLALNLNVTPSAHVPASDLPKGATLFWRVRANGPNGPSAWSRVRHFDTPSPPGVPTLLSPANNAATSTQPTLDWSDSSPGADHYEVQLSTSETFATVLGRGRGGRTSASMYTPEVALPSGTYHWRVRAVNAQGQFSNWSSSRSFRVP; this is translated from the coding sequence ATGAATCGCTCATACTATCAACAATTTGGCAAAGTATTTTCGCTGATTGTGTTATTTAGCCTTATGTTATCCAGTTTTGGGCTTAACAATGCGCCAGCGGCTCAGGCCGAAGATCAGGCTACTAGCACTGATATTGCAACCAATCCAATAGATATCCAGCCAACGGACGACCCTCAAGCGACACCCACCCCATCTGAGCCTACGGCTACCCCAACCCTGGCCCCCGACAAAGCCGAACTTGAGAATCGGCCTACACCAGAAGTTGGCGCATTGGCTATTCCACCAAACGACAACTTCAACTCGGCCATTGTTATCTCAGATTTTCCATCTGCATTTCTACTCGACACCACAGGTGCAACAGTTGCCTCTGATGACCCAATTATGGGTTGCGGTTATGGAAAAAACTCTAATACAGTTTGGTATCGGATTTTGGCTCCCGTTCCAGGCCATATTCGCGTCAACACCTTTGGAAGCAACTATGACACAGTCGCGGCTGCCTTCAGCGGCATACGTGGCGCTCTCAAGAGCAAAGCATGCAATGATGACTTTTCCGGAACACTCCAGTCTCAAATTGAATTCGCTGTGCTGGCCAACAAAAGCTATTACATTGAAATAGCTGATTTTGGTACTCCGGGTGGGGGCTTACTGCAAGTCACGACTGAGTTTGCTCCCGTCGCCCTTACAGTCCCTCTTGAGATTGCTCTATTGCAAGACGAAACCGGTAGTATGTGGGATGATGTTGATACCCTTAAGAGGCTCGCTCCTCAAATATGGGACAGTGTTGTTGACATTGGTATTGCCGGGTTCAGAATGGGAGTAGCTGGCTTTCGAGACTACGGATATTACCCTTATTTTTGGGGAGGGCCTGATGACTGGGTGTACCGACGACGAGCCAACTTAACCAATTCTCGAACTGCATTTGTTTCAGGAGTAAATGCTCTTACTGCTGGTGGCGGCTCAGATTGGCCAGAAAGCCAGTACGCGGCTTTGCATTACCTTATGACGCCATCCCATCCTTGCATCGATAGCAATGGCGATGGAGATTGCCTGGACTCTGGTGACACCCCAATTGGTCAACAACTTAGTTTCAGAGCAGGAGTCCTACGCATCATCTTGTTAGCTACAGATGCTCCATTCCATGACCCTATAGACACGTTCGGCTATCCGGGACCTAATGTCAATACAGTAGTTAACGACCTCTTGGAAAATCAGGCAATCGTTATTGGGCTAGTGCCCGGTGGCGCAGGCGTGATCCCGGAAGTTGATTATTTAGCATCTATCACTGGAGGCAGCACGCAGAATACTGGTAGCACAGGCGATGATGTTGCAGAGGCGATTATTAATGCGCTGGGATCAATCGAAACCTATTCTATCTCTGGTCGTGTAACGGATCCTAATAACCCTCACCTTTCTGGAGTCATCCTCACAGACGGTCATAGGCATACTGCCATTACAGATAGTAACGGTTACTATGCTTTCAAGGGTCTGCCGGCAGGCACGTACACAATTACGCCGAATAAGGAAGGTCTTTCCTTTTCGGACCCGTCGCTTACGATTAACGTACCGCCAGATCAAGGAGAGCAGAACTTTACTGTGCTTAGACCCGTTGTAGTGTTAGTGCATGGGTGGCATGGTCACTTAAAGATAAGCCCCGACAATTATGATCGCTGTCTACGAGGTGACGGCACTTACTACGAACCATACAGAGTTACGGACAACAACCTAGGAGATCAAAATTGGCCATCAGATAATCAGTACGGCACTATCAGAAACGACTTTGGAGCATTTCCCGATTTTCTCCGTGCAGATGGATACGATGTCTGGATTGCCCATGTATCAACTGGACACAACTGGACACCTTTTATTAGCATAAACGCAGTATGCTTACAGAACCAACTAACATTTATTCACAACAATTTTGGAGTTGATGAGTTTACTTTGATTGCTCACAGCATGGGGGGCCTGGTAAGCCGAGCTTACATTGAAAGCTTTGAACTTTACCCAAGAGATCCTTTCGTCGTTTCTCGATTGATCACTCTAGGTGCACCGCATGCTGGAACTCCATTTGGGGAGTTTTACTGTACCGCAGGAACCAAGCAGGATGCAGCCTGTGAATTCGGGATTTTTTCAATTTTTGAATTTAATGACACTTACAAATTTCGCGATCTTTTCGTTCAATACAATTTCATCGCTGGGAATTCTAACCCGATAGAAACTATTGGCCTTTACCTGACAGAAGGACCTCATGATGGCGCAGTTGGTGCCCAAAGCGCCATAGGCAACCTCTATATGGGCATTCTACCGCCAATCCCTGCTATACAGAAGGGATCAAATGTAATGACGCACAAAATAAGAGCGAGTCATTCAAGTGCAGAAGTAGGCGAAAAGAATATTTGCATTCCACTTACTGATAAATGTTACACAGTAGTTGTTGGACTTCGCGACTGGTTCCCAAGCTATTTCAATCAGTCTTTACGGGACAATTCCACATTAACAGACACCTACAAATGCATACAGCAAATATTAGGAAAGAAAAATGGGAATTGCCCAGTAGTTACCTCAGGATTAGCAGAGGCCCAAGCTACGTCTAATCCCAAATCTCAGATTCCTGTCATCTCAGGTCATATATCAAGTGGGCAATTAGTAACTCGCCTTGCACCCGTTGACAGTAATGAGCATAGCGAATTCACTCTAGTTTGGGACGCCGGTAATATCAATTTCACCCTGGAAAGCCCCTCAGGCACAATTATTGATCCGGTTTACGTCGCCGCTCATCCAAACGAAGTTCAGTATATGGAAAACACTATTGGCCCTTCGCAACTATTTGCTACATATAATATCAACGCAAGCAGTCCTGGCATTTATATTCTAAAGATTGCCAGCGGAGATGTTGGAACAAGCGGAACAGATTATGCTATTAGTTCCTTAGTAGTATCACCTCGTGTCTTAGATGTAACCGTAGACAAGCTAGTGTACTCAGTTGGAGAAACCGCCACCATCACAGCTACTTTAAAAAACGGTAATTTAGGCCTCAACGGCGCTACCGCAACCGCCAAAATTTTCCGTCCGGGTGTCTTCGCCGACACAATCACCTTAAGTGGCCAGGGCAATGGCGTTTATAAGGGCGCATATACCATCCCCAATATTCCTGGCTATCTTGGCCTCAGCGTTATCGCTGAAGGGAGTGATGCCGGCACTGCTTATGCCCGGCAAGTGGATAGCCTGATCGCCGTTGCGCCGCAAACTGTGCAATTGGTCGGCTCGTATTCGGACAGCCCTGTTAATGCTGATGGCAACGATAAATATGAAAGGCTGGATGTAGGCGTTGGCCTTAATGCGCTTCAAGCAGGTAGTTATTTGCTGTCGGCGGATCTGGTCTCTGGCACAACTGTGGTAGCGCACAGCGTTACCTCTACTACTTTGCCCCTTGGGAACAGCTTTATAACTCTACCTTTTAGCGGCGACGAAATCGGACAAAGCGGCAAGAATGGCCCTTACAAGTTGACCAATTTAACCATTGCCGATCAACAAAATGCAGGTGTTCCTACCATCTGGCAAGCCCAGAATCTGTGGACGACGGCGGCTTACAACTTCCAAAACTTTGCCGCTCATTGTTACACGCTAGCTCTGGCCGCAAACCCGCCGATCGGCGGCACGATTACAGCTAACCCGCCCCCGAATTGCAATAGTGGCTCACAGTATGCCGCAGGCACTACCGTTGCTCTGACTGCCGCCGCAGACACAGGCTACGCGTTTGCAGGCTGGAATGGCGACGCATCTGGTTCGCCCAATCCAGCTAGAATAACAATCCACGATGAATCAATTGCGGTTGTAGACTTCAGCATTCCTCTCAAGGTTCCAAGCCTTGCTTTGCCTGCTCATAATGGCGTTGTCACAATCTACACGCCCACTCTTGATTGGAATGATGTGACTCCGCCACCTGATCATTACCAGATACAAATTGCCACAGACAGTGCTTTCCTTTCAATGGTACGAGACGAAACGGTTGCTGATTCAAGTTATACACTGAACGATCCTATTAATCCCGACACCGCCTATTACTGGCGTGCTCGGTCCGTCAACAGTGTTGGTCAGTTTGGGGCATGGTCACCTGCTCGATTGTTCCACGCTGCAATGCTACCGCCAGAGTCATTCCCCACAAGCAATTTCGGTACTACACCACTTCTGCGGCCCGTCTTTGACTGGACACCCACAACTGGCACTACGTCATACAGTATTCAAGTCTCTACAGATCAGAATTTCAATACGTTGGCGCTAAACCTCAACGTTACACCGTCGGCTCATGTGCCAGCTAGCGACTTACCGAAAGGCGCAACTCTCTTCTGGCGCGTCCGAGCCAACGGCCCGAACGGGCCGAGCGCCTGGTCCCGCGTTCGCCACTTCGACACCCCCAGCCCGCCAGGCGTGCCCACCCTGCTCTCACCCGCCAACAATGCCGCCACGTCAACACAGCCGACTCTGGACTGGAGCGACTCGTCGCCCGGCGCGGATCACTACGAAGTACAACTCTCCACGAGCGAGACATTCGCCACCGTGCTCGGTCGTGGGCGAGGCGGCAGAACTTCTGCTTCGATGTACACGCCCGAAGTGGCCTTGCCATCCGGCACTTACCACTGGCGCGTGCGAGCCGTCAACGCCCAGGGGCAGTTCAGCAACTGGTCGAGCAGTCGGAGCTTCCGGGTGCCATAA